The region GACTATAAATGTCTCTGTGTAattttacatatacagtatgtttgtgtccAACAAACCTCCATGCAAGTGTCACATCATATTTGCACACTGTACGTGTGTTCATCGCTGCTTGTTCTtagctgtgttttattatgttggCTTTGATAACAATGCTTGGCCGTGCTGTCATCAATATGCATCGGTACTCTGCAGCACTTACGTGAATGTGTTTATAGCCGGAGACCATAAAATGCCACAGTGTTTTCTTGCTTTTAATATATCTGGATGTCCATAAATTACTTCACCTTGTGTCTTTTGGATttcagtttgtatgtgtgtgtgtgggacgtCTCTGCCTGTCAGTACACAGTCTTATACAGTTGCCACTCCTCCTactgttgtttctctcttcaCTGACATTCCAGTGACGAGCAGCATCAAAGCTGAggttatttttacacatttctctatttaatctatttatttgattactgattcatgtttgttgttgttgactatCCGATGGTATCCCGTAAGTCTAATCTGTCTTAGAGAGCTGCATATTCCCTCAAAATATTCACCTCAGATACATCAACACTTTATCATCTGTCTTCATTGATTGATCTGTGGAGAATATTAATGATTAACCATTGTATGTGTACAGTACTTGACAAGTAGGTCATATCCATGTatggaaatactgtatatattctttGTTGTTAATCTGCTAGTGTACACATATTAAGAGGGTATTAGAGACAACCACTTTAGCTGTTATGAAATGGCATTTTCTCTTTACATAATCATGTGTTAACTGTGCTCAGTCCTAGTCACAGGCTTTCATAAATGGACACACGGACGACATGGAGGTCAGGACCCAGAGAGCCAGAGCTCGTCtggacaaaatgacaaacacagaaaaggtgCACATGCAGATACCGTGTTACAGATGGCTCCTGTTGGCGCTTTTTTAAGGATCAGACAGAGATGGGAATTtcacttttacatttgaaagcGGTTAGCTGGCACACTAATCCAAAAGCGACTTACAGATGACAGGTGAGCTCAAGGATACCTTCACAGGTGATGGACTTTTAATGGGGAGGCGGGCTGTTGATCTCATGGTTACAGGACTGTCTGATCACCCGGCTGCCCCTTCACTGTTACACGCTGTTATGATTAATGATTATAAATGAACATGAGTGTCCTAAATTATTCTCAGCTGTCAGaacattattataaaaaaaagattgatcAAAGTATCCAGTGTTTATATGCACATCTAAAGAGATAAgaaacaatacattttgaaCAAAAAGTGATGTGTCTCTTGAGTACAATAAATAAAGTTCACATGAATTCCTGCAACATAAATACAACATCACAACAGTGAATTACTTGTACAAAGAATATTGCTGCTATATTGatatttcatataaaaacaagaagTCTTAAGAACTTGTGAAGAATGAAACACTGCTCTAACCCATATTCTCATTATAAATCCCTCATTTCTGAGACAGTGTTTCCCTGTAGATCTGTATACTGACCGTATTACTATAtatactgacagtactgttcTGACTAACTGTTCAAGTATAATGTGATATTCGTGTTCATTACCTTTTAATAAAATAGATGTACTGAGTGCAGATAAACACTAACTTGCTTTAGTAGCTAGTGAAAATAAAGTGTGACTTTATCACTACTACTTTTACCacaaatacagtaacaataATTTAAGAAACTATGTCCATTAGCTTTCTATTGCAGTATTGTTTCTGAATGTaatctttaaataaaaagaagtttCATAAACAAAAACGGAGTGTTTATTTCTTGATGCtgtatgtaaatacagtttACAGACATATTTCAGTAAGTCATTAAGTACTGTTaaccctctctcttttttatctTGCAGATAGTCCTGCAGGCTACTAATGCTGTGGCACAACACTGAGGTATATCTAACTGAACTCTTCTGGGATCTGTCCTGGTATCCTGAAACCAGTCTGCCCAGTTTGATCCAGAGTGCTTCTAGGACTAGATGTTGCAAAGCTTGCACGTGTCTCTATTGTGCAGCTGGTCCTATGGAGGAACTGCAGGAAGTTCTCGTGGCCTGAGCCCTCATGGCTGGAGATGGCCAGCTCCACTGGCCGGGTTGAGTAGCAGCGCCGGAGCTTACAAAGTTCCTCCCTGATCTGCCGGTTAAGAAGCCCATAAAAAAATGGGTTAATAGCAAAGGAGGAATATGCTAGCCAGGTTACTGCTTCCTCCAAGTCATCGGGAATCTTGGGCGTTGCGTCTAGTGTCAGGTGGAGGTGGAAGGCAAAGTAAGGCAGCCAGCAGATCAGAAACTGGCCAACAATAACCACCAGAGTGAGAGCGGCTTTGCCTCCACCAAAGGTCCGGTCACGCATAATCCTACGTGGGGCGTTGCGGGTTGTGATGATGGTAGTCTGGCTGTTTATTGAGTCAGAGCGATGCTTCAGTTGACTGTTTGTCCACAAGGGCAGAGGTCCATGCTGGCGGGCAGCCACACGGGCCACCTTGTACACATTACAATAGACAGCAAAAATCACaacagcaggcaggcagaaacaGGCGACACTAAAGATCACAGCAAAGACCCGTCTGTGGTCACTGTGGCTCCAATGCAACGAGCAGTGTGAAGCACTGATGGAGCTCAGGCTGCCGTAGGACGGCCACCCAAACACGGTGGACAACCCCAGCACGGCAGCAGCCACCCACACCATCACTATCACAGCTGCAGTCAGCTTCAGTGTCATCTTGACCTCATAGCGCATGGGGTGGACAATGTAGTAGTAACGCTCCACACTGATGGCTGTGATGGTGAAGATAGAGGCAGCTATGAGGATTACATTGAGGAAGACATAGACCTGGCACTCCAGCATGGTGAACACCACGCCAGCAAAGTACGGAGAGCTGGACACAATCCCGAGAGGCATTAGCAAGATGGCACACAGCAGGTCCACTGCGCACAGGTGGCACACAAAGGCAAATTTCCTGAGATGAGGGGCTTTAATGACAACAACCAGAACAGCAGTGTTGGCCAGAAGTGCCAGAACATTCAGGGTCACCATGAAAAATATCCCTGCCAGGTCCTTGAAACGTGTCTGCGGGTTGGGAAGGGTGCCCAGCTGTCTGCTGGGAGCTGAGGGCATCGGTGCCCAAATGGTGGTGCTGTCATTGTACTCAGGAGTCACAAATGAACTGTTGTCCTCCATGATTCATAGTAAAGGTTTCAAAGTGAAAGTACAGATCTGGGTTCCAGACTCCCCCATTGTTCAGCAATGAGGCTGAAGGATCCTTCAGACATCAACACTTTTCACTCCTGTgttagagaaaataaagttcatAAAAACAggatatttaacatttatgGCAAAACATGTTCAATAAAGACTAAATCTTTAGGTGCAGCAGAAACCAGCTGTGAACACTAGCATATTAGCACCTTTTAAGTTCATATGGgaaacacatccagcagatatagagcaacattagcatttatttggagtcatgtttccaGACACTTGGCGAATTCAAGACCAGAATTCactctcttttcattcttttaggcagacaaacacatttagtAGTGTTAAAGGGGTACTCAAGctatttagtattgcacttatATAAAATTGGAGGATTCATGAGACACAGACTTTAAAAGAATGGTTCAAATCAAAGCAGCTATGATCGAGATGTCTTGACTTTCAGTCCCTAGTATGGGCCAAGCTGAAAATATGTTGGATCTTACATTTCCCATAACGCAACTGAtatcatcttctttttttagaCCTTCCCTGCCTGATAAATGTCTacatctttcaaactctacCTCGAGCTTGTAACGATGGCTTTctccaagctgagataaccctgatgatatcattatgacatcatcagggttgacaaagctcctccacaGCCATAGAAGATATTATACAACCGGTCTTCAGGTTAACTAATCTATTGGTGAATAATTGGTGGAGCTCTGTCCAGTTCAATGGTTCTGGGACAGGCACACATAATTCCCACTAATGCATCAAAGCAGAATTTTTAATTGATTGCATTAATACCTAATTATTGCGTTACTAAACCCTCATTGTATTCATTATTATCCATTCCACCAATAGTGACTGATTTCAAAGGtgtaaatataaacatgcaGAGATCCTCACTGCAGCCTCATTACCTTcgagagaacacacacatacgtgccTTAAAGGAAAGTTAATCAATAACTGTTCACATTTTGTGGGAATATTTAAGAAggcatgctctctctctcttttagagAGGGACAGACATGATCAATAGGAATAATTCATGGAGGACAccctgtctctcctccatccGTCCCCAtccttttgaaatgaaagataaTGAGTGTGCTTGTTTTAGCCCAGCTGCGGGGAACTGGCTGCATTGATTAATATGTGTTCAGTGTCACCCTGCGCAAAACACCATCAAAGAGGAGACCTCTCACCAGGACAGGTCTGACCCCCGATCCTTGTGTAATTTCTTGGGAAAAAGAACCAGAGAGCATTGACTGAAGTGTTTGctgtatattttaattaaacaaaacgCAGCAAATATGAATTTCTTCATGCTATTGCCTTTACCGCTTCTTctctatttgtattttctttaatgtgcATCCCCATACATGTATCTACCACCTTGCGCTGAAAATCATAATCAGGTTTCAAATGTATGACTGTGGAGGATGCTGTGTCCTAAATACATGTGCTTGCCCGCTGCCAGGGATCCGCTGATGCTCCCCCCTGCTGTAATCTTCTCTGGTGGACAGCTATTGGCATGCTACATTTGCGTTTGCGAGATTTATCCCCAGGAAAGActacatgtacattttcatgcatattATATAAGGGTGTCCTCATTTCCCATCATGTTCCAGTTGCAGCACAGCATATGCTGCATCCTTTAAGTCCACGTTGTGATTCTGAGGAAGATGATTGTTTTCAGCCACTAGTCATTTTCAGCTCATTTAGTTCTCTAAAACCTAATTATTAATTCAACAGAGAAACATGCAGTGGATGATGAGGTTGTGTAATCCCCCACAAAGCTGAGTTACAGAGCATTTACTCTGTGCAGGGAAACCCCATAATCCCACCCTTTGTGATGACCTTCTTTATTATGTTAATAACCAATTTCAATGCATTTAAGTTGATATATTCCAAGTGATTCCcatttattttatatcaaaTGAAATTTCAGTGGCTAAATGTTCtgttgtaatgaaaaaaaaacagaatttgttTCAGTTGATGCATTTTAAGTTAAACACAAGTCATAGAAAATGTCGATGTGAATTGCGTTACTCTAGGATATAATTAGCCTCAGTTACATTgaagaataaaagacaaaaagatcatattggatgaattgctgtacattttcattattatatataatattattactagCAATAGCAATTAGCAATAGGCCTTATCCTGTCCAGGTACAGTATGACTAACCATGTATCCATGTGTGATGGGTGGAGGAGTCATTACggtcctttttcttttgtctgtcttttgttaTCTGTAATGCTAAAAGctcatgtttgatttttgattttttagaTATCATCAGCTCTTGTGTTAACCTAACTTGACTCAATTTCCACAATTATTATAAGTTCATTAGTGGTCAAAGTGTCACCAGATTGCAATATATGCTAGGACTACATGAATCAGAGTATGATTTGTAACATTTACCTTAAATTTTGTTGACTCAAACATC is a window of Enoplosus armatus isolate fEnoArm2 chromosome 3, fEnoArm2.hap1, whole genome shotgun sequence DNA encoding:
- the LOC139283353 gene encoding probable G-protein coupled receptor; the encoded protein is MEDNSSFVTPEYNDSTTIWAPMPSAPSRQLGTLPNPQTRFKDLAGIFFMVTLNVLALLANTAVLVVVIKAPHLRKFAFVCHLCAVDLLCAILLMPLGIVSSSPYFAGVVFTMLECQVYVFLNVILIAASIFTITAISVERYYYIVHPMRYEVKMTLKLTAAVIVMVWVAAAVLGLSTVFGWPSYGSLSSISASHCSLHWSHSDHRRVFAVIFSVACFCLPAVVIFAVYCNVYKVARVAARQHGPLPLWTNSQLKHRSDSINSQTTIITTRNAPRRIMRDRTFGGGKAALTLVVIVGQFLICWLPYFAFHLHLTLDATPKIPDDLEEAVTWLAYSSFAINPFFYGLLNRQIREELCKLRRCYSTRPVELAISSHEGSGHENFLQFLHRTSCTIETRASFATSSPRSTLDQTGQTGFRIPGQIPEEFS